The Diabrotica virgifera virgifera chromosome 4, PGI_DIABVI_V3a genome segment tgatttaattaatttaaaaattatgaaaattttcaaaatgttcTAGTAAAATTAACTACACcatagtaaataaataaaaagcttACATTGGCcttaaaatatgtaacaaaattaTCTAAATATATGGTTCAGACCAGTATTTCATAGTGCTTGTACTATGTCTCTCAAATAAATTATTCGACTTTACTTTCGATCGCAGCTTGACATCCTTGGGCTTCAACATGCCCTTGTGATTAGTAAGCATTCTCGAAGGCGTTAAAATGGATTTTGTACTGAGCCCAGTACATTCCAAAAAGTGTTCGTAAGTCGGCTCGTTCGGTCTCATAAACGGCTTATTCTTTTCTTGGTTCCTTTCTTCTTGCGTTTTCTGCAACTCTAATTGTTTTTTGAACAACTCCACGGAGTTTCTGTTCAAAATCGGTGGTGATATATTGGTAGCTCTAATTAGGTCTACTCTTGTCGGGTTAGATTTTTCGCTGGAGTCATCAGAGAAATCACCTGTTTTGATCTCTTCCACTGTATACTCTTCAATTTCGCAATCGTCCAACTTAAACTCTTCAAAATTTTGACTCAAATCGAACTTTTCAAAATTTGGAGTTTTTGGTTCTTCTGTGGATGTACCGGAATGTTTATCTAAATTTTGGAGACTTTCAAAACTAGAAAACATtgacttgttagttttagttttgtCTGGACTGTGTTTAATTTCATTGAGGACTTGATTATTAAAGCTGTTAATTAGACTAGAAACAGATGAGCCTATGGCTATAGGTTTTCTGATAGGATCAGTACGAGTGCTTTTTAATTTTAGAACTTGAGTGTTATTTCTCATGTAGTTATCTTGGGCTATTCTTTCTTCTTTATCTTTTTCCTCGTCTTCTGATTCTGGAATAAGAATTTCGGAAACTTGTGGTAACTTTGGTATTTCTATTTCGACTTTCTTTTTAGGCGAAGTAGCTTCAGACTTAATAGGAGTTTGTTTTGCTACTTGTATATTCATTTTTTCCACACATTTTTGAACAACCATGTCTTCTTTATCTACTTGTTTTTCGATCTTCTTCACTTCAGGAGCGTTTATTTTGCTCAGAACATCAAGAGAAGTAGGGGCGTTTATTTCAGCTACTACATTAATCTTCTTAAAAGAGACAACGTTTTTATTTTGAGGCAAATTTAATTCCGATATAGAGCAATAATCGGGTTCCGTTTCACAGCTTTTATCTGAAGGAGGTGTTTTTGGGACTccctgtattttgtattttgacactAAGTTCACTGGCTTTGGAGGCAAAGCAGGTGGGGTTCTTAAAATTTTGCTCCTTTTCATCACCCTATTGTCGTTCTCTAAAGTTTTGGCTTTATCATCCATATCTATATAGTAATTACTTGATTGTACTGGTAAAGATTTTGGTTGGTTGATATCGTCTATCGGACTAAAAGTTTCATTACACTTGCTCAAAATTTGCTCATAATCATTGCTGTATATACTTTGAGGGGTTTCATAAAAATTCGGAGATTTTTGAATCGGAGTTTCATAATAATCGTGgtttttattttcgttttctttCACATTTTCTTCGGTTAATCCAACTTCTTTAGTATCTTCTTTCGCTTCCTCATCACTAAATTTTACTCTTTTGTTTTTAGCCGATTTTCTTTCAATATTCGGGGTTTTTGGTGGTGAATTAAGTGAGTCATTAATATTTTGTAACAATATTTGATTCATGCATTCAAGAACTGGATTATTTCTGTATAT includes the following:
- the LOC114338901 gene encoding uncharacterized protein LOC114338901 isoform X1; the protein is MKYNTISSGSLGNERKSTLTIYADMDISPSKVTYTEAEVTSIRGELEIVQKALKLQTRRCRQLVTEYTRRLQEKEHQYRSEKALRDDQLAKVLRALLIFEARLRQEQKFISRQLNEKDNIIKKQSNDIKKLLLNQYCKSCNQYYTSSPIQESLDSSTEYVLTDCQDYQSSNFESLDSSCETYATLSEKDNKSESSYEEISKSETESKNIYQKNRNSLGRRSKKIPHRKSIGTYFEVLKLRNDNCSPLSNDDNTSNDYDNLDSLPAETVTDKINRVSENIEHIFEKNKEILENNDESSHNVSSDECNQSIISTSEKDEISKTLEKPKIEEEKKPSVITETIPVFEGGEEVNENWYASASDQEDDEQRDIYRNNPVLECMNQILLQNINDSLNSPPKTPNIERKSAKNKRVKFSDEEAKEDTKEVGLTEENVKENENKNHDYYETPIQKSPNFYETPQSIYSNDYEQILSKCNETFSPIDDINQPKSLPVQSSNYYIDMDDKAKTLENDNRVMKRSKILRTPPALPPKPVNLVSKYKIQGVPKTPPSDKSCETEPDYCSISELNLPQNKNVVSFKKINVVAEINAPTSLDVLSKINAPEVKKIEKQVDKEDMVVQKCVEKMNIQVAKQTPIKSEATSPKKKVEIEIPKLPQVSEILIPESEDEEKDKEERIAQDNYMRNNTQVLKLKSTRTDPIRKPIAIGSSVSSLINSFNNQVLNEIKHSPDKTKTNKSMFSSFESLQNLDKHSGTSTEEPKTPNFEKFDLSQNFEEFKLDDCEIEEYTVEEIKTGDFSDDSSEKSNPTRVDLIRATNISPPILNRNSVELFKKQLELQKTQEERNQEKNKPFMRPNEPTYEHFLECTGLSTKSILTPSRMLTNHKGMLKPKDVKLRSKVKSNNLFERHSTSTMKYWSEPYI
- the LOC114338901 gene encoding uncharacterized protein LOC114338901 isoform X3, with product MVTYTEAEVTSIRGELEIVQKALKLQTRRCRQLVTEYTRRLQEKEHQYRSEKALRDDQLAKVLRALLIFEARLRQEQKFISRQLNEKDNIIKKQSNDIKKLLLNQYCKSCNQYYTSSPIQESLDSSTEYVLTDCQDYQSSNFESLDSSCETYATLSEKDNKSESSYEEISKSETESKNIYQKNRNSLGRRSKKIPHRKSIGTYFEVLKLRNDNCSPLSNDDNTSNDYDNLDSLPAETVTDKINRVSENIEHIFEKNKEILENNDESSHNVSSDECNQSIISTSEKDEISKTLEKPKIEEEKKPSVITETIPVFEGGEEVNENWYASASDQEDDEQRDIYRNNPVLECMNQILLQNINDSLNSPPKTPNIERKSAKNKRVKFSDEEAKEDTKEVGLTEENVKENENKNHDYYETPIQKSPNFYETPQSIYSNDYEQILSKCNETFSPIDDINQPKSLPVQSSNYYIDMDDKAKTLENDNRVMKRSKILRTPPALPPKPVNLVSKYKIQGVPKTPPSDKSCETEPDYCSISELNLPQNKNVVSFKKINVVAEINAPTSLDVLSKINAPEVKKIEKQVDKEDMVVQKCVEKMNIQVAKQTPIKSEATSPKKKVEIEIPKLPQVSEILIPESEDEEKDKEERIAQDNYMRNNTQVLKLKSTRTDPIRKPIAIGSSVSSLINSFNNQVLNEIKHSPDKTKTNKSMFSSFESLQNLDKHSGTSTEEPKTPNFEKFDLSQNFEEFKLDDCEIEEYTVEEIKTGDFSDDSSEKSNPTRVDLIRATNISPPILNRNSVELFKKQLELQKTQEERNQEKNKPFMRPNEPTYEHFLECTGLSTKSILTPSRMLTNHKGMLKPKDVKLRSKVKSNNLFERHSTSTMKYWSEPYI
- the LOC114338901 gene encoding uncharacterized protein LOC114338901 isoform X2, which gives rise to MMYVEHTNCKVTYTEAEVTSIRGELEIVQKALKLQTRRCRQLVTEYTRRLQEKEHQYRSEKALRDDQLAKVLRALLIFEARLRQEQKFISRQLNEKDNIIKKQSNDIKKLLLNQYCKSCNQYYTSSPIQESLDSSTEYVLTDCQDYQSSNFESLDSSCETYATLSEKDNKSESSYEEISKSETESKNIYQKNRNSLGRRSKKIPHRKSIGTYFEVLKLRNDNCSPLSNDDNTSNDYDNLDSLPAETVTDKINRVSENIEHIFEKNKEILENNDESSHNVSSDECNQSIISTSEKDEISKTLEKPKIEEEKKPSVITETIPVFEGGEEVNENWYASASDQEDDEQRDIYRNNPVLECMNQILLQNINDSLNSPPKTPNIERKSAKNKRVKFSDEEAKEDTKEVGLTEENVKENENKNHDYYETPIQKSPNFYETPQSIYSNDYEQILSKCNETFSPIDDINQPKSLPVQSSNYYIDMDDKAKTLENDNRVMKRSKILRTPPALPPKPVNLVSKYKIQGVPKTPPSDKSCETEPDYCSISELNLPQNKNVVSFKKINVVAEINAPTSLDVLSKINAPEVKKIEKQVDKEDMVVQKCVEKMNIQVAKQTPIKSEATSPKKKVEIEIPKLPQVSEILIPESEDEEKDKEERIAQDNYMRNNTQVLKLKSTRTDPIRKPIAIGSSVSSLINSFNNQVLNEIKHSPDKTKTNKSMFSSFESLQNLDKHSGTSTEEPKTPNFEKFDLSQNFEEFKLDDCEIEEYTVEEIKTGDFSDDSSEKSNPTRVDLIRATNISPPILNRNSVELFKKQLELQKTQEERNQEKNKPFMRPNEPTYEHFLECTGLSTKSILTPSRMLTNHKGMLKPKDVKLRSKVKSNNLFERHSTSTMKYWSEPYI